A window of Tautonia plasticadhaerens contains these coding sequences:
- a CDS encoding acetylxylan esterase — protein MIPEDRLSRRSVLQTLTASLIAGGLDARLPSISLGAEDGESPPLVFPDGQASDDRRLGPLNDLNGYFPFLPPGSVEEWAVRAERVRRRILVAAGLWPMPTTPELVPVVHGPVGREGYTVEKVYFESFPGLFVTGSLYRPTAVDGLRPGVLCPHGHWQDGRFHDHGEETIRSELEAGAERFEVGGRHPVQARCVQLSRMGCVVFLYDMIGYADSVPITYELAHRFSEQRPELSSPERWGLFSAQAELRLQNVLGLQLLNSIRALDFLSGLADVDPDRIAVTGSSGGGTQTFLLSAVDSRPAAVFPAVMVSTAMQGGCTCENASYLRIDTGNVEFAALVAPRPLGMTGANDWTREIETKGLPELTRLYELLGAPGKVSGRYLDFGHNYNAPSRAMMYSFLAEHLGLGPDVSLEERDYEPLTIEEASVWDEGHPKPPTDQDAEVRLLVGLDADASSILRPLRPVDRETLDEFRRVVGGAIETMVGRSLPEAGDVVYDKQVELDKGDYLQTTALLRFESEGEAVPAVFLYPKDYRGRVVLWVDDDGKSVLHGSDGNPVGTARRLMEQGICVVGCDLLGQGESTSSGGELRGTRSVENPREFLGYTLGYNHPLFAQRVHDILSVLAFVRHHDFSPGRVDLLAPGRAGRWAATAVAVAGDAVDSLAVGTGGFRFAGITEIRDLDLFPGAVKYGDLPSMLALCAPTRLWLSGESPEAPELVRSAYESAGITGPICFQGDPSGELEAAVSWLLEPE, from the coding sequence ATGATTCCCGAAGATCGACTGAGTCGGCGTTCTGTCCTGCAGACGCTCACGGCGTCCCTGATCGCCGGAGGGCTCGACGCCCGCTTGCCGTCGATCTCCCTGGGTGCCGAGGACGGCGAGTCGCCCCCCCTTGTCTTCCCCGACGGCCAGGCTTCAGATGACCGGAGGCTCGGCCCGCTGAACGACCTGAACGGGTATTTCCCGTTCTTGCCCCCTGGTTCCGTCGAGGAGTGGGCCGTCCGAGCTGAACGGGTCCGCAGGCGCATCCTCGTCGCCGCCGGCCTCTGGCCGATGCCGACCACCCCGGAACTGGTCCCGGTCGTCCACGGACCGGTCGGGCGCGAAGGCTATACCGTGGAGAAGGTCTACTTCGAGAGCTTCCCCGGCCTGTTCGTGACGGGCAGTCTGTACCGGCCGACCGCGGTTGATGGCCTTCGCCCCGGTGTCCTCTGCCCGCACGGCCACTGGCAGGACGGTCGATTCCATGACCACGGTGAAGAGACGATCCGGAGCGAGTTGGAGGCCGGCGCGGAACGCTTCGAGGTCGGAGGCCGGCACCCGGTCCAGGCCCGTTGCGTCCAGCTATCCCGGATGGGGTGTGTCGTTTTCCTCTACGACATGATCGGCTATGCCGACAGCGTCCCGATCACCTATGAGCTCGCCCATCGATTCTCCGAGCAACGTCCCGAGCTGAGCAGCCCAGAACGCTGGGGGCTCTTCAGCGCCCAGGCCGAACTCCGCCTCCAGAACGTCCTGGGGCTGCAGTTGCTCAACTCGATCCGGGCCCTCGACTTCCTCTCCGGCCTTGCCGACGTCGACCCTGACCGGATTGCGGTCACCGGTTCCAGCGGCGGGGGGACGCAGACCTTCCTGCTCTCGGCCGTCGATTCCCGACCGGCTGCGGTCTTCCCCGCCGTGATGGTCTCGACCGCGATGCAGGGAGGCTGTACCTGCGAGAACGCGAGCTATTTGCGCATCGACACCGGGAACGTCGAGTTCGCCGCCCTGGTCGCACCCCGCCCGCTCGGCATGACCGGGGCCAACGACTGGACCCGGGAGATCGAGACGAAGGGGCTCCCCGAGTTGACGCGGCTTTATGAGTTGCTCGGGGCCCCAGGCAAGGTCTCCGGCCGCTACCTCGACTTCGGTCACAACTATAACGCCCCGAGTCGGGCCATGATGTACTCCTTCCTCGCCGAACATCTCGGGCTCGGCCCCGACGTGTCCCTCGAGGAACGCGACTATGAGCCGCTCACGATCGAGGAGGCGTCGGTCTGGGACGAGGGCCACCCGAAGCCCCCGACCGACCAGGATGCCGAGGTCCGACTCCTGGTCGGCCTCGACGCGGACGCCAGCTCAATCCTGAGACCCCTCCGTCCGGTCGACCGTGAGACACTCGACGAGTTCCGTCGCGTCGTCGGGGGCGCGATCGAGACGATGGTCGGCCGCTCTCTCCCCGAGGCGGGCGATGTGGTATACGACAAGCAGGTGGAGCTCGACAAGGGGGACTATCTCCAGACGACCGCCTTGCTCCGCTTCGAATCCGAGGGGGAAGCCGTGCCCGCGGTCTTCCTCTACCCGAAAGACTATCGGGGGCGGGTGGTGCTCTGGGTCGACGACGACGGGAAGTCCGTGCTGCATGGATCTGACGGGAACCCCGTCGGCACCGCCCGACGGCTGATGGAGCAGGGGATCTGCGTTGTCGGATGCGACCTCCTCGGGCAGGGCGAGTCGACTTCGTCCGGAGGGGAGTTGAGGGGAACCCGCAGCGTCGAGAACCCCCGCGAATTCCTCGGTTACACCCTCGGTTATAATCACCCGCTGTTTGCGCAGCGTGTGCACGACATCCTCTCGGTCCTCGCCTTCGTCCGCCACCACGACTTCAGCCCCGGGCGTGTCGATCTCCTGGCACCCGGACGAGCCGGTCGATGGGCAGCGACGGCCGTCGCCGTGGCCGGGGATGCGGTCGATTCCCTGGCCGTCGGCACGGGCGGCTTCCGATTCGCCGGGATTACCGAGATCCGGGATCTCGACCTCTTCCCGGGGGCCGTGAAATACGGCGACCTCCCCTCGATGCTCGCCCTGTGTGCCCCGACCCGCCTCTGGCTCTCGGGAGAAAGCCCTGAGGCCCCGGAACTGGTCCGCTCAGCGTATGAATCGGCCGGGATAACCGGACCGATCTGTTTCCAGGGAGACCCATCCGGGGAGCTGGAAGCGGCGGTCTCCTGGTTGCTCGAACCCGAATGA
- a CDS encoding transposase, which produces MGPESAKSFPGQRLVRAEPRAGAEGQARAAERARQEVDYGRRGEGYIFGAFRPATGEAMTRPYPSRSAASRADFLARVDGWVPAEAGRVYAIVGNLQAHRATDVLPFASAHPRWGLVSRPVYAAYLNLIGPWWEVPRSLALKGRRFETWEEVCRAAEEATAYWNGHRHPFVWGRRRRRRPGIAAVPGIRRLAG; this is translated from the coding sequence ATGGGGCCGGAGAGCGCCAAGAGCTTCCCGGGCCAGCGACTCGTCCGGGCCGAACCCCGGGCGGGGGCCGAAGGACAAGCCCGAGCGGCCGAACGAGCCCGGCAGGAGGTCGACTACGGCCGCCGCGGCGAGGGGTACATCTTCGGCGCGTTCCGCCCGGCCACCGGCGAGGCGATGACCCGCCCGTACCCGAGCCGGAGTGCGGCGAGCCGGGCCGACTTCCTCGCCCGGGTCGACGGATGGGTCCCGGCGGAGGCGGGACGCGTCTATGCGATCGTGGGCAACCTGCAGGCGCATCGGGCCACCGATGTGCTGCCGTTCGCGTCGGCTCACCCGCGGTGGGGGCTCGTCTCCCGGCCGGTGTACGCGGCGTACCTGAACCTGATCGGACCCTGGTGGGAGGTCCCGCGGAGCCTGGCGCTGAAGGGGCGTCGGTTCGAGACCTGGGAGGAAGTCTGCCGGGCAGCCGAGGAGGCGACGGCCTACTGGAACGGGCATCGGCATCCGTTCGTCTGGGGCCGCCGACGGCGCCGCCGGCCGGGCATCGCGGCCGTCCCCGGTATCAGACGACTTGCCGGATGA
- a CDS encoding glutaminyl-peptide cyclotransferase, translating to MTTKARTPSTTGRHSHGRRRRIGFVLASAAVTAALCGGVLAALNSSQSSRPAVFDVEIIKAYPHDPKAFTQGLEFFGDNLYEGTGQYGRSRLRKVRLETGAVVQEVALPDDVFGEGITVWEDRIIQLSWQERLGFVFDRDTLEPKGRFRYAGEGWGLTHDATHLIMSDGSSTLRFLDPQTYRVVRSVRVITPEGQPVEQLNELEYIDGEIFANIWNTSTIARISAATGRVVGWIDLRNVRPRQAVGSNAVLNGIAYEPKSKRLFVTGKNWSDLFEIRLVPRD from the coding sequence ATGACCACGAAGGCCCGAACCCCTTCGACCACAGGTCGGCATTCCCACGGTCGACGCCGTCGAATCGGATTCGTCCTGGCGTCGGCGGCCGTCACGGCCGCCCTCTGCGGGGGCGTCCTCGCGGCCTTGAACTCCTCGCAGTCAAGTCGTCCGGCAGTCTTCGACGTCGAGATCATCAAGGCCTACCCGCATGACCCGAAAGCGTTCACACAGGGCCTCGAGTTCTTTGGCGATAATCTCTATGAGGGGACCGGCCAATATGGTCGATCCCGCTTGCGGAAGGTCCGGCTGGAGACGGGCGCCGTGGTCCAGGAGGTCGCCCTCCCGGACGACGTATTCGGCGAGGGGATCACCGTTTGGGAGGACCGGATCATCCAGCTTTCATGGCAGGAGCGCCTCGGTTTCGTTTTCGACAGGGACACGCTGGAGCCCAAGGGGCGATTCCGATACGCCGGAGAGGGTTGGGGCCTCACGCACGATGCGACCCACTTGATCATGAGCGACGGATCCTCGACCCTCCGGTTCCTCGACCCGCAGACCTACCGCGTGGTTCGTTCGGTCCGGGTCATCACCCCCGAAGGGCAGCCGGTCGAACAGCTCAACGAACTCGAATACATCGACGGCGAGATCTTCGCGAACATCTGGAACACCAGCACGATCGCCCGCATTTCTGCCGCCACCGGTCGCGTTGTGGGTTGGATCGACTTGAGGAACGTCCGGCCCCGGCAAGCGGTCGGCAGCAACGCGGTGCTCAACGGCATCGCCTACGAACCGAAGAGCAAGCGACTCTTCGTCACGGGAAAGAACTGGTCCGACCTATTCGAAATCCGGCTCGTCCCCCGGGATTGA
- a CDS encoding family 16 glycoside hydrolase — protein MTAVLGMSVALVLALSLAGAVEPPQDEGDFEPIFNGEDLSGWEGDPSLWSVEDGAITGKTSADAPLEYNKFLVYRGDPVRNFELRAQFRLIGDNNSGIQYRSNERPEIGEYSVGGYQADIHPDPRYLGMLYDERGRGIVAESGQRVVVTPEGEKVVEGELEGEVPEVDLEEWNELTIIARGPRLVHRINGRTVVEVIDRQASERELEGLIALQVHAGPPMTVQFKDLRLRRLPEGEGRSKKARVREEAERPRDAAPVDSEAPPAADLGTLKVADGFEVELLYSVPAETQGSWVAMTVDPEGRLIVSDQYGKLYRVTPPPVGEQGEVAVEPIDVEVGEAQGLLWAFDSLYVMVNTGGRFASGLYRVRDTDGDDALDTVEQLHALDGRGEHGPHAIVPSPQGDALFVVCGNGTQLTDYDATRVPPVWGEDQLLPRMPDGNGFMADVLAPGGCIYRVDPDGREWELISMGYRNPYDLAFNREGELFTYDADMEWDINTPWYRPTRINHVVSGSDYGWRNGAGKWPSYYLDSLPAVVDIGPGSPTGIAFGYDAKFPARYQDALFICDWSYGKLYAVHLEPSGATYTATTEEFLTGTPLPLTDLVINPADGAMYVAVGGRRTSSSLYRVRYTGGEPIRPTVESDEGADLRELRRTLEAYHGRRDSDAIGSIWPHLGHPDRFVRYAARVAIEFQNGEFWHDRALAEVDPQAAANALLALIRVSAPDPAHREPADPPVDLQLKQRILDALDRLAPAWEELTATQKLDLLRVYAVLFNRMGPPDDETRARLVSRFDPAYPAQAVELNAELARLLIYLQAPNAATKTVSLLDQAPTQEEQINYAQMLRILTTGWTPELRETYFRWFLRAANYRGGSSFANFVRNIKNDAVATLSDDEAEALRPTIEAQPEPASAEVAVLRPFVKEWSLDELIPRLDEGLDGGRDYDRGRRLFAETTCFSCHRYAGEGGAVGPDLTGVAGRFSPRDLIESIIHPSKEISDQYQAVMIATEDGRVVTGRIVNLNGDNLMVMSNMLDPNALDRVERSKIEEMRPSPVSMMPEGLLNTLDEEEVFDLLAYLLSRGDREAERFE, from the coding sequence TTGACCGCCGTCCTCGGTATGTCGGTCGCCCTGGTCCTGGCCCTCTCCCTAGCCGGCGCCGTCGAGCCGCCTCAGGACGAGGGAGATTTCGAGCCCATTTTTAACGGCGAAGACCTTTCCGGATGGGAGGGCGACCCCTCCCTCTGGTCCGTCGAGGACGGCGCCATCACCGGCAAAACCTCCGCCGACGCTCCCCTGGAATACAACAAGTTCCTCGTCTATCGGGGTGATCCCGTCCGGAACTTCGAGCTTCGGGCCCAGTTCCGACTCATCGGGGACAACAACTCCGGGATCCAGTACCGAAGCAATGAGCGGCCGGAAATCGGCGAATATTCCGTCGGGGGCTATCAGGCCGATATCCACCCGGACCCTCGCTACCTCGGCATGCTCTACGACGAGCGGGGCCGGGGGATCGTCGCCGAGAGCGGTCAGCGGGTCGTCGTGACCCCCGAGGGCGAGAAGGTTGTCGAGGGGGAGTTGGAAGGTGAGGTTCCTGAAGTCGACCTCGAAGAATGGAACGAACTGACGATCATCGCCCGGGGCCCGAGGTTGGTCCACAGGATCAACGGCCGGACGGTCGTCGAGGTGATCGACCGCCAGGCGTCCGAGCGTGAGCTGGAAGGCCTGATCGCGCTTCAGGTCCATGCAGGCCCACCGATGACGGTGCAATTCAAGGATCTCCGCCTCCGTCGTCTCCCCGAAGGCGAGGGCCGTTCGAAGAAGGCCCGGGTCCGGGAGGAGGCCGAGCGACCTAGGGATGCAGCTCCCGTCGATTCGGAGGCCCCTCCGGCGGCCGATCTCGGGACTCTGAAGGTTGCCGACGGATTCGAGGTCGAGTTGCTATACTCGGTCCCGGCCGAAACGCAGGGGTCGTGGGTCGCCATGACCGTCGATCCCGAAGGGCGACTGATCGTCTCCGACCAGTACGGCAAGCTCTACCGCGTCACCCCGCCTCCCGTCGGAGAGCAGGGCGAGGTGGCCGTCGAGCCGATCGACGTCGAGGTCGGTGAGGCACAGGGGCTCCTCTGGGCATTCGACAGCCTCTACGTCATGGTCAACACCGGGGGCAGGTTCGCGAGCGGCCTGTATCGCGTCCGGGACACCGACGGGGATGATGCCCTCGATACCGTCGAGCAGCTCCATGCCCTCGACGGCCGGGGCGAGCACGGCCCTCACGCGATCGTCCCCAGTCCGCAGGGCGACGCCCTGTTCGTCGTCTGCGGAAACGGCACTCAGCTGACCGACTACGATGCCACCCGAGTCCCCCCCGTCTGGGGAGAGGACCAACTCCTACCCCGGATGCCCGACGGCAACGGCTTCATGGCCGACGTCCTCGCCCCCGGAGGTTGCATCTACCGGGTCGATCCCGACGGCAGGGAGTGGGAGCTGATCTCGATGGGATATCGAAACCCCTACGACCTCGCGTTCAACCGCGAGGGGGAGTTGTTCACGTACGACGCGGACATGGAGTGGGACATCAACACCCCATGGTATCGGCCGACCCGGATCAACCACGTCGTCAGCGGTTCCGACTACGGTTGGCGGAACGGCGCGGGCAAGTGGCCGTCGTACTACCTCGACAGCCTCCCCGCCGTCGTCGACATCGGTCCCGGCTCCCCGACCGGCATCGCGTTCGGCTACGACGCGAAGTTCCCGGCGAGGTATCAAGATGCGCTTTTCATCTGTGATTGGAGCTACGGGAAGCTCTATGCCGTGCATTTGGAGCCTTCGGGTGCCACTTATACCGCCACCACCGAGGAGTTCCTCACCGGCACGCCGCTCCCCTTGACCGACCTAGTTATCAACCCGGCCGACGGGGCGATGTATGTCGCCGTCGGCGGACGACGCACCTCGTCGAGCCTCTATCGCGTCAGGTACACGGGAGGTGAGCCGATTCGCCCGACCGTGGAGAGCGACGAGGGGGCCGACCTCCGGGAACTCCGTCGCACGCTGGAAGCCTATCACGGGCGGAGGGATTCGGATGCGATCGGCTCGATCTGGCCTCACCTGGGACATCCGGATCGATTCGTTCGATACGCGGCCCGGGTTGCCATCGAGTTCCAGAACGGGGAGTTCTGGCACGATCGCGCCCTCGCCGAAGTCGATCCCCAGGCCGCGGCCAATGCCCTTCTCGCCCTGATCCGCGTGAGTGCTCCCGACCCGGCCCACCGCGAGCCCGCCGATCCGCCAGTCGACCTCCAGCTCAAACAACGAATTCTGGATGCCCTCGACCGCCTCGCACCGGCCTGGGAGGAGCTGACCGCGACGCAGAAACTCGATCTGCTTCGAGTCTACGCCGTTCTGTTCAACCGCATGGGCCCGCCCGATGACGAGACCCGGGCTCGCCTGGTTTCCCGTTTCGACCCGGCCTACCCGGCCCAAGCCGTGGAACTGAACGCCGAACTCGCCCGGCTGCTCATCTATCTCCAGGCCCCGAACGCCGCGACCAAGACTGTTTCCCTGCTGGACCAGGCGCCGACGCAGGAGGAGCAGATCAACTATGCCCAGATGCTCCGCATCTTGACGACCGGCTGGACTCCCGAACTCCGAGAGACCTATTTTCGCTGGTTCCTCAGGGCGGCCAATTATCGGGGCGGATCGAGCTTCGCCAACTTCGTCCGCAACATCAAGAACGATGCGGTGGCCACGTTGAGCGATGACGAAGCGGAGGCACTCCGACCGACCATCGAGGCCCAGCCCGAGCCCGCTTCTGCGGAGGTCGCCGTCCTCCGGCCGTTCGTGAAGGAATGGTCGCTCGACGAACTGATCCCCCGGCTCGACGAGGGCCTAGACGGAGGTCGAGACTACGACCGGGGGCGTCGCCTGTTCGCCGAGACCACCTGCTTCTCCTGCCACCGGTATGCCGGAGAGGGCGGGGCCGTGGGACCCGACCTGACTGGCGTGGCCGGCCGGTTCAGCCCCCGAGATCTGATCGAGTCGATCATCCACCCGAGCAAGGAGATCAGTGACCAGTATCAGGCCGTGATGATCGCCACCGAGGATGGCCGCGTCGTCACCGGCCGGATCGTCAACCTCAACGGCGACAACCTGATGGTCATGTCGAACATGCTCGACCCCAATGCCCTCGACCGGGTCGAGCGATCGAAGATCGAGGAGATGCGGCCTTCTCCCGTCTCGATGATGCCAGAGGGGCTGCTGAACACGCTCGACGAGGAGGAGGTCTTCGATTTGCTCGCCTATCTGCTCTCCCGGGGCGACCGCGAGGCCGAGCGATTCGAATGA
- a CDS encoding 3-keto-disaccharide hydrolase: MIRRSLLAGMALVCPTIAWSQEPIRLFNGEDLSGWTAVLAGEDARAEDVWTVRDGVLSCSGKPNGYIRTEESYKDYTLTLEWRFPEGSDGGNSGVLVHTSEPGAIGIWPKSIEVQLFSGNAGDFWVIGTDLDVENEEQRKMGRRHLNLTDDSERPIGEWNEMEIVCEGDAIRVSVNGDLVNQATNCTVTEGAISLQSEGVPIEFREVVLTPMGE, translated from the coding sequence ATGATTCGTCGATCCCTGCTAGCGGGCATGGCCCTGGTGTGCCCGACGATCGCCTGGTCCCAGGAGCCGATTCGCCTCTTCAATGGCGAGGATCTCTCAGGCTGGACCGCAGTCCTGGCCGGGGAGGACGCCCGAGCCGAGGACGTCTGGACCGTCCGGGACGGGGTCCTCTCCTGCTCCGGTAAGCCGAATGGGTACATCCGCACCGAGGAAAGCTACAAGGACTACACGCTGACGCTCGAGTGGCGCTTTCCCGAAGGGAGTGACGGCGGCAACAGCGGCGTACTCGTCCATACGAGCGAGCCGGGGGCGATCGGCATCTGGCCGAAGTCGATCGAGGTTCAGCTGTTTTCCGGCAACGCCGGAGACTTCTGGGTCATCGGCACGGACCTCGACGTCGAGAACGAGGAGCAACGGAAGATGGGCCGCCGCCACTTGAACCTCACCGACGATTCAGAGAGGCCGATCGGGGAGTGGAACGAGATGGAGATCGTCTGCGAGGGAGACGCGATCCGGGTCAGCGTCAACGGCGATCTCGTCAACCAGGCCACCAACTGCACCGTCACGGAGGGGGCAATTTCCCTCCAGTCCGAGGGCGTCCCGATCGAGTTCCGCGAGGTCGTACTCACCCCGATGGGCGAGTAA
- a CDS encoding ISAzo13 family transposase (programmed frameshift) → MRPSPEMIPVLIDAAKALKGSPKRVFMAKTVAAMGRGGQRWAQEHLGWCRETIRKGTHELRSGMTCVDAFSARRRKPAEEHLPRLLDDIRSIADGQSQADPKFQTKGLFTRISAAEVRRQLIATKGYTDEELPTQQTINTKLNLLGYRLSRVAKCRPQKGVPQTDAIFDQLKAVNPEADRARGTLRLSIDAKATVHVGPFSRRGRSRTGTKAADHDFKPVATLTPFGIFLPEHDDLWLYMARSKVTSDFIADRLEQWWEGVRLRFLRVKTLVINLDNGPENHSRRSQFLKRIVAFARKYRLVVQLAYYPPYHSKYNPIERCWGVLEMHWNGSLLDSVEAVLGFARSMTWKRKHPVVSLVETTYAKGVRLKPEEMEALEAEVIRLPSLEKWFVKIPRKRGRPRKT, encoded by the exons ATGCGGCCCAGCCCCGAGATGATCCCCGTCCTCATCGATGCCGCCAAGGCCCTCAAGGGCAGTCCGAAGCGAGTCTTCATGGCCAAGACCGTCGCAGCGATGGGGCGGGGTGGACAACGCTGGGCCCAGGAGCATCTCGGCTGGTGCCGGGAGACCATCCGCAAGGGCACGCACGAACTCCGCTCGGGCATGACCTGCGTGGACGCCTTCTCGGCCCGCCGTCGCAAGCCCGCCGAGGAGCACTTGCCCCGACTCCTCGATGACATCCGCAGCATCGCCGACGGGCAGAGCCAGGCCGACCCCAAGTTCCAGACCAAGGGGCTCTTCACCCGGATCAGTGCCGCCGAGGTCCGACGCCAGTTGATCGCCACGAAGGGCTACACCGACGAGGAGTTGCCCACCCAGCAGACCATCAACACCAAGCTGAACCTGCTGGGCTATCGCCTCTCCAGGGTGGCCAAGTGCCGCCCCCAAAAAG GAGTCCCGCAGACCGATGCCATCTTCGATCAACTGAAGGCGGTCAACCCCGAGGCGGATCGGGCCAGGGGCACCCTGCGGCTCTCGATCGACGCCAAGGCGACGGTGCATGTCGGCCCCTTCTCACGGCGGGGCCGGAGCCGGACCGGCACGAAGGCGGCGGATCACGACTTCAAGCCCGTGGCGACGCTGACCCCCTTCGGCATCTTCCTGCCCGAGCACGACGACCTGTGGCTGTACATGGCCCGGTCGAAGGTCACCAGCGACTTCATCGCCGATCGCCTGGAGCAATGGTGGGAGGGCGTCCGCCTGCGGTTCCTGCGGGTCAAGACGCTGGTGATCAACCTGGACAACGGCCCGGAGAACCACAGCCGGCGGAGCCAGTTCCTCAAGCGGATCGTGGCCTTCGCCCGCAAGTATCGCCTGGTGGTGCAGTTGGCGTACTACCCGCCGTACCACAGCAAGTACAACCCGATCGAGCGGTGCTGGGGCGTGCTGGAGATGCACTGGAACGGGTCGCTGCTGGACTCGGTGGAGGCGGTGTTGGGATTCGCCCGATCGATGACCTGGAAGCGGAAGCACCCGGTGGTCAGCCTGGTGGAGACGACCTACGCCAAGGGGGTCAGGCTGAAGCCCGAGGAGATGGAGGCGTTGGAGGCCGAGGTGATCCGCCTGCCGTCGCTTGAGAAGTGGTTCGTGAAGATCCCTCGTAAGCGAGGCAGGCCACGGAAGACGTAG